In the Syntrophales bacterium genome, one interval contains:
- the lptF gene encoding LPS export ABC transporter permease LptF, which produces MARIINRYIFREIAVPFGLTLFILTFVLLMGKIVQLVSLMVNRGVGFLDVILLILYLIPSFLVYTIPVSLLVAILIGLGRLSGDNEITVLKSAGLSLYQLAVPAAVFAGLAFLFTAAVTFHLVPSGNSAAKHLVYQVAQQRAAMGIKEKVFVDDFRGILIYADRVADKAEFLEGVIISDNRITGEPSTIIASRAYLLADPVRMVIILRLYQGSTHTVDASLQNYRKLDFQLYDVTLDLMPALASAAAQKSSTEMTARELIERIRKAGADPAALRELAIELNKKMTIPVSCLCFGLLGVPLGIRAHRSVKSRGITVGFLIALAYYLILMGGEALAELGRIHPAVGTWTPNVLFGALGIVLFVLAAREQPFPVPRRLKETIRRWREKRRRTE; this is translated from the coding sequence ATGGCCAGGATCATCAACCGCTACATATTCCGGGAAATCGCCGTTCCCTTCGGCCTGACCCTGTTCATCCTGACGTTCGTCCTCCTCATGGGGAAAATCGTTCAGTTGGTGAGCCTGATGGTCAACCGGGGTGTCGGCTTTCTCGACGTGATCCTGCTCATCCTCTACCTGATCCCGTCCTTCCTGGTCTACACCATCCCCGTCTCTCTCCTCGTGGCAATCCTGATCGGCCTGGGACGCCTTTCGGGGGACAACGAGATCACTGTTCTCAAGTCCGCCGGTCTGAGCCTGTACCAGCTTGCCGTTCCGGCGGCGGTCTTCGCCGGGCTGGCGTTCCTGTTCACCGCCGCCGTGACGTTCCACCTCGTCCCCAGCGGAAACTCGGCGGCGAAGCATCTCGTCTACCAGGTGGCCCAGCAGCGGGCCGCCATGGGCATCAAGGAAAAGGTCTTCGTGGACGACTTCCGGGGGATTCTCATCTACGCCGACCGGGTTGCCGACAAGGCCGAATTCCTGGAGGGGGTCATCATCTCCGACAACCGCATCACCGGCGAACCATCGACGATCATCGCCAGCCGGGCCTACCTGCTGGCGGACCCGGTCCGGATGGTGATCATCCTCCGGCTCTACCAGGGCAGCACCCACACGGTCGATGCGAGCCTCCAGAACTACCGGAAGCTGGACTTCCAGCTCTACGACGTAACCCTGGACCTGATGCCGGCCCTCGCCTCCGCGGCGGCCCAGAAATCGAGCACGGAAATGACCGCGAGAGAGCTGATCGAACGGATCCGCAAGGCCGGCGCCGATCCGGCAGCCCTGCGGGAACTGGCCATCGAGCTGAACAAGAAGATGACCATCCCCGTCTCGTGCCTCTGCTTCGGCCTCCTGGGCGTTCCCCTGGGGATCCGGGCCCACCGCTCCGTCAAGTCCCGGGGGATCACGGTCGGATTCCTGATCGCCCTGGCCTACTACCTGATCCTCATGGGCGGGGAAGCCCTGGCGGAACTGGGCCGGATCCATCCCGCCGTCGGCACCTGGACGCCGAACGTCCTCTTCGGCGCCCTGGGAATCGTCCTGTTCGTCCTGGCCGCCCGGGAGCAGCCTTTCCCGGTCCCCCGCCGGCTGAAGGAGACGATCCGGCGCTGGCGGGAAAAGCGGAGGCGGACCGAATGA
- a CDS encoding glycosyltransferase family 39 protein translates to MKDWEKILILCIVPLILYVGTLPFMPLMEPDEGRYSGIPAEMIATGDYITPRLKGVVYFEKPPLMYWATALSFHVFGQNEFASRLPAALCAWGLILLAWRMGLYFHDRKTGLCAAAVLTTCLFHAAIGRINILDMPLAFFVCTAVWAGFRFFSGGAYRRSWLYLFFLLSGLAFLTKGLIGIVFPAATLGLWLVLSRRWRDILRFFSPVGILLFLLVTLPWLILVQERNPDFFRFFFIQEHFLRYTTKFHQRHEPFWFFLPVLVGGIIPWLGFLPSVSGGFRRKWLESFGAEEKRFLLTWFGFILVFFSISSSKLVPYVTPLFPPLAVFLGRLFLVSEGEATGGWKVRGPVIFQSVLLGAALFVPVFLPQRSVSPAEWLLWIAPSLFLVILLAFLPDRLQRHGRIGRLPGIYLVSAMLFVSLVFPAARFLTPYKSALPVVQAMPQHLPAGQKLYQFRINLYGIDFYTGVRTPVVDEVGELFYGALKIPESERQKWFMMFFEFFRFYRQGHEIYLVTVDRENVDFIRKEVPAMEILWTNGNYVMIRLPMPEQREAPPDPGY, encoded by the coding sequence GTGAAAGACTGGGAAAAAATTCTGATTCTTTGCATTGTCCCGCTGATTCTCTACGTCGGCACGCTCCCCTTCATGCCCCTGATGGAGCCCGACGAGGGGCGCTACAGCGGCATCCCCGCCGAGATGATCGCAACGGGCGATTACATCACCCCCCGCCTCAAGGGGGTCGTCTACTTCGAGAAACCGCCCCTGATGTACTGGGCGACGGCCCTGTCCTTCCACGTCTTCGGGCAGAACGAGTTCGCTTCCCGCCTGCCCGCGGCCCTCTGCGCCTGGGGCCTGATCCTCCTGGCCTGGCGGATGGGACTGTATTTCCACGATCGGAAAACGGGGCTCTGCGCCGCCGCCGTCCTGACGACCTGTCTCTTCCATGCCGCCATCGGGCGGATCAACATCCTCGACATGCCGCTGGCCTTCTTCGTCTGCACGGCCGTCTGGGCGGGGTTTCGCTTTTTTTCCGGGGGGGCGTACCGAAGGAGCTGGCTGTACCTGTTTTTTCTCCTCTCCGGACTGGCCTTCCTGACGAAGGGGCTCATCGGCATCGTATTCCCGGCGGCTACCTTGGGGCTCTGGCTCGTCCTCTCACGGCGCTGGCGGGACATCCTGAGGTTCTTCTCGCCGGTCGGCATCCTCCTGTTCCTCCTGGTGACGCTCCCCTGGCTCATTCTTGTCCAGGAGCGGAACCCGGACTTTTTCCGCTTCTTCTTCATCCAGGAGCATTTCCTGCGCTATACAACAAAGTTCCACCAGCGGCACGAGCCCTTCTGGTTCTTCCTGCCGGTCCTGGTCGGCGGGATCATCCCCTGGCTGGGCTTTCTGCCGTCCGTCTCGGGCGGGTTCCGCCGCAAGTGGTTGGAATCCTTCGGTGCGGAGGAGAAGCGCTTCCTCCTGACGTGGTTCGGATTCATCCTGGTCTTCTTCTCCATTTCATCCTCCAAGCTTGTGCCCTACGTCACCCCGCTGTTCCCGCCCCTGGCGGTCTTCCTGGGGCGGCTGTTCCTGGTGTCGGAGGGCGAGGCGACAGGGGGATGGAAGGTGCGCGGGCCGGTGATCTTCCAGTCGGTTCTCCTGGGAGCGGCCCTCTTTGTGCCGGTCTTCCTGCCGCAACGCAGCGTGTCGCCGGCGGAATGGCTGCTGTGGATCGCCCCGTCCCTGTTCCTGGTAATCCTGCTGGCCTTCCTGCCGGACCGACTTCAGCGTCATGGCCGGATCGGCCGGCTCCCGGGAATCTACCTCGTCTCGGCAATGCTCTTCGTGTCGCTGGTCTTTCCCGCCGCGCGGTTCCTGACGCCCTATAAGTCGGCCCTGCCGGTCGTCCAGGCGATGCCGCAGCATCTCCCGGCGGGGCAGAAGCTCTACCAGTTTCGGATCAACCTCTATGGAATCGATTTTTATACGGGAGTGCGAACGCCCGTGGTGGACGAGGTGGGCGAGCTTTTCTACGGTGCCCTCAAAATCCCCGAGAGCGAGCGCCAGAAATGGTTCATGATGTTCTTCGAGTTTTTCCGCTTCTACCGGCAGGGGCACGAGATCTACCTGGTGACGGTGGACCGGGAGAACGTGGACTTCATCCGGAAGGAGGTCCCCGCCATGGAGATCCTGTGGACGAACGGGAACTACGTCATGATCCGCCTGCCGATGCCGGAGCAACGCGAGGCGCCGCCGGATCCCGGGTATTGA
- the lptG gene encoding LPS export ABC transporter permease LptG has protein sequence MRILDRYITREFLRLFGTIVLSLLLLALMVDFFGKIRYFMSNHAPVRLVAAHFFYMIPMIVAQTIPAAVLMATLMTFGTMCRHSEITAIKAGGVSLYRLARPVILLSVLIGIASFFISEWIVPYTNTRAETIRLVEVPKKQDMPAFKQNQIWYRGKDGVYNFRFFEPQTNTLRGISIYYLTPDFRLVRRIDAEKAEWKNGAWVFTKLLITRFDTGGFPTLEWVPKRVVNIPEKPDDFKIVQKDTEQMGFFELREYARKLRSEGYDATRYEVDMHGKVAFSLVTMILVFIGISFSLREERGGGVSRSIGAAIVIGFSYWLVHAFSLSLGRAGTLPPLLAAWMADILFLAAAAFMYSRIRT, from the coding sequence ATGAGAATCCTGGACCGCTACATCACCAGGGAGTTTCTCCGGCTCTTCGGCACGATCGTGCTGTCGCTCCTTCTCCTGGCGCTCATGGTGGACTTCTTCGGGAAGATCCGCTACTTCATGAGCAACCACGCGCCGGTGCGCCTGGTGGCCGCCCACTTCTTCTACATGATCCCGATGATTGTCGCCCAGACCATCCCGGCGGCGGTCCTCATGGCCACCCTCATGACCTTCGGCACCATGTGCCGGCACAGCGAGATCACCGCCATCAAGGCCGGCGGTGTCAGCCTCTACCGGCTCGCCCGCCCGGTCATCCTGCTGTCGGTCCTGATCGGCATCGCGTCTTTCTTCATCAGCGAATGGATCGTGCCCTACACGAACACCCGTGCGGAGACGATCCGGCTGGTGGAGGTTCCAAAGAAACAGGACATGCCGGCCTTCAAGCAGAACCAGATCTGGTACCGGGGCAAGGACGGGGTCTACAATTTCAGGTTCTTCGAGCCGCAGACGAACACCCTGCGGGGAATCTCCATCTACTACCTGACGCCGGATTTCCGCCTCGTCCGGAGGATCGATGCGGAAAAAGCGGAATGGAAAAACGGAGCGTGGGTCTTCACGAAACTCCTCATCACCCGCTTCGACACGGGAGGATTCCCCACCCTGGAGTGGGTCCCGAAGCGCGTCGTGAACATCCCGGAAAAGCCGGACGACTTCAAGATCGTCCAGAAGGACACCGAGCAGATGGGATTCTTCGAACTGAGGGAATATGCCCGGAAGCTGCGCTCGGAAGGATACGATGCCACCCGCTATGAGGTGGACATGCACGGGAAGGTTGCCTTCTCGCTGGTGACGATGATCCTGGTGTTCATCGGGATTTCATTTTCTCTCCGGGAGGAGCGGGGAGGGGGGGTCAGCCGCAGCATCGGGGCGGCCATCGTGATCGGCTTCTCCTACTGGCTCGTCCACGCCTTCAGCCTGTCCCTGGGGCGGGCCGGCACGCTGCCGCCGCTGTTGGCGGCCTGGATGGCCGACATCCTCTTTCTCGCGGCCGCCGCGTTCATGTACTCCCGGATCCGCACCTGA
- a CDS encoding aminotransferase class I/II-fold pyridoxal phosphate-dependent enzyme produces the protein MNIREEFLPFSRPSIGDREVVEVTACLRSGWITTGQKCLDLETRFRERTGARCAVSLTSATAGMHLLLLALGIGPGDEVITPSLTFASTVNQIVLAGAVPVFVDVNYDTLNLKVSEVEGAITPRTKAVIPVHFAGAPADMAPLLDVARRKGVAVIEDAAHAIGTVCRGTHAGGFGCPAIFSFHPIKNITTGEGGMVTLDDETLERKIRLLRFHGIERDAWKRYGKGGDPSYDIREPGFKYNLTDIQAALGVVQMDRVEEFNARRRLLAGLYRDGLSGIDGLDLPGVPAYPHEHPWHLFVVKVSALPRERFMEGLAERNIGYGLHFPAVHRLAFVRERFGDASSRLPETERAADRILSLPLFPDMTEGDIAYVCEAVREILGR, from the coding sequence ATGAACATACGCGAAGAGTTTCTTCCTTTCAGCAGGCCGAGCATCGGGGATCGAGAGGTGGTGGAAGTGACCGCCTGCCTCCGGTCCGGGTGGATCACCACGGGTCAGAAATGCCTGGACCTGGAGACCCGGTTCCGGGAGCGGACGGGGGCGCGCTGCGCTGTTTCCCTGACCTCCGCCACGGCGGGGATGCACCTTCTCCTCCTGGCCCTGGGGATCGGGCCGGGGGACGAGGTGATCACTCCTTCCCTGACCTTTGCCTCCACGGTCAACCAGATCGTCCTGGCCGGTGCGGTACCGGTCTTCGTGGACGTGAACTACGACACCCTGAACCTGAAGGTGTCCGAGGTGGAGGGGGCGATCACCCCCCGGACGAAGGCGGTGATTCCCGTCCACTTCGCCGGTGCGCCGGCGGATATGGCCCCCCTGCTGGACGTTGCCCGGAGGAAGGGCGTCGCCGTGATCGAGGACGCCGCCCATGCCATCGGCACCGTGTGCCGGGGAACCCATGCCGGGGGATTCGGCTGCCCGGCGATCTTTTCGTTCCACCCGATCAAGAACATCACCACCGGCGAGGGGGGAATGGTCACCCTCGACGACGAGACCCTGGAGCGGAAGATCCGGCTGCTGCGCTTCCACGGCATTGAGCGGGACGCCTGGAAGCGCTACGGCAAGGGCGGGGATCCGTCCTACGACATCCGGGAGCCCGGGTTCAAGTACAACCTGACGGACATCCAGGCGGCCCTCGGAGTCGTCCAGATGGACCGGGTGGAGGAATTCAACGCCCGGCGACGCCTGCTGGCGGGATTGTACCGGGATGGACTGTCCGGGATCGACGGCCTCGACCTGCCGGGTGTTCCGGCTTATCCCCACGAGCACCCCTGGCACCTTTTTGTGGTCAAGGTGTCCGCCCTGCCGCGTGAACGGTTCATGGAAGGCCTGGCGGAGCGAAACATCGGCTACGGCCTCCATTTCCCGGCAGTGCACCGGCTGGCTTTCGTTCGGGAGCGCTTCGGCGACGCCTCGTCCCGCCTGCCGGAGACGGAGCGGGCGGCGGACCGGATCCTGTCGCTCCCCCTGTTCCCGGACATGACGGAGGGTGACATCGCCTATGTCTGCGAGGCTGTCCGGGAGATCCTGGGCCGATGA
- a CDS encoding enoyl-CoA hydratase/isomerase family protein gives MALIEWKKDETVAILTMNGGENRHNPDFTAAILKALDEIEADPEITSVVIASSDPKNWSQGIDLVWITGAFNEKRFQDIKDFLHGLNRMFVRILTFPMPVIAAINGHAFGDGSIMACCCDFRFMKSGRGFFCFPEVDISIPFLPGMQAIITKAFPYYKLQEAAFSGKRYGADELAAHHVIEKACPDEETLLKDAVAFARTYQKKRPIFGEMKKRFHKGILAAIENEDPKYIDSLKIMM, from the coding sequence ATGGCTTTGATCGAATGGAAAAAGGACGAAACAGTGGCCATCCTCACCATGAACGGCGGCGAAAACCGCCACAACCCGGATTTCACGGCGGCGATTCTGAAGGCCCTTGACGAAATCGAGGCGGACCCGGAGATCACTTCCGTCGTCATCGCCTCCAGCGATCCCAAGAACTGGTCCCAGGGCATCGACCTGGTGTGGATCACCGGCGCCTTCAACGAAAAGCGCTTTCAGGACATCAAGGACTTCCTCCACGGCCTGAACAGGATGTTCGTACGGATCCTCACCTTCCCCATGCCGGTCATCGCCGCCATCAACGGCCACGCCTTCGGTGACGGCAGCATCATGGCCTGCTGCTGCGACTTCCGCTTCATGAAGTCGGGCCGCGGCTTCTTCTGCTTTCCCGAGGTGGACATCAGCATCCCCTTCCTGCCGGGCATGCAGGCCATCATCACGAAGGCCTTCCCCTACTACAAACTCCAGGAGGCGGCGTTCAGCGGAAAACGATACGGCGCCGACGAACTGGCGGCCCACCATGTCATCGAGAAGGCCTGCCCCGACGAGGAGACCCTTCTGAAGGACGCCGTCGCATTCGCCCGGACCTACCAGAAAAAACGGCCCATCTTCGGGGAGATGAAGAAGCGGTTCCACAAGGGCATTCTCGCCGCCATTGAGAACGAGGATCCGAAGTATATTGATTCCCTCAAAATCATGATGTAG
- a CDS encoding glycosyltransferase gives MRRPAEEPEKAGAGVKGVMAVNPKQMVSVVIPVYNEEKNLEALLGRLRPVLEGLDRPYEIVLIDDGSRDRSLTILKGFAKEPGVRVVELTRNYGQHAAIMAGFSILRGGIVVTMDADLQNPPEEIPRLLRTMEEGDYDVVGTIRRARKDSIFRKVPSRIVNMMARRITGVHMTDWGCMLRAYRRPVVERMSACHEHATFIPALATVFAKRVTEIEVAHEERHGGASNYPLRKLINLQFDLVASFSDFPMKMLMYGGIAMSVLGVLFGLFLAVARLVYGALWAAQGVFTLFAILFVFVGMQFFALGVIGEYIGRIYREVRKRPEYVIERVHGVEEGT, from the coding sequence ATGAGAAGGCCGGCGGAGGAGCCGGAGAAGGCGGGAGCCGGCGTGAAGGGAGTGATGGCCGTGAATCCGAAACAGATGGTGTCCGTTGTCATCCCCGTCTACAACGAGGAGAAGAACCTGGAGGCCCTCCTCGGGAGGCTCCGGCCTGTCCTGGAAGGCCTGGACAGGCCGTACGAGATCGTCCTCATCGACGACGGCAGCCGGGACCGCTCCCTCACGATCCTGAAAGGATTCGCGAAGGAGCCCGGCGTCCGGGTGGTGGAGCTGACCCGGAACTACGGGCAGCACGCGGCGATCATGGCGGGCTTTTCCATTCTCCGGGGCGGGATCGTCGTGACCATGGACGCGGACCTGCAGAATCCCCCCGAGGAGATCCCCCGGCTCCTCAGGACCATGGAAGAGGGAGACTACGACGTCGTGGGGACCATCCGCAGGGCCCGGAAGGACTCGATCTTCCGCAAGGTTCCCTCCCGGATCGTCAACATGATGGCCCGCCGGATCACCGGGGTCCACATGACCGACTGGGGCTGCATGCTCCGGGCCTATCGCCGGCCCGTGGTGGAGCGCATGAGCGCCTGCCACGAGCACGCAACGTTCATTCCCGCCCTGGCCACCGTCTTCGCCAAGCGGGTAACGGAGATCGAGGTGGCCCACGAGGAGCGCCACGGCGGGGCGTCCAACTACCCCCTGCGCAAGCTGATCAACCTCCAGTTCGACCTGGTGGCGTCCTTCTCCGACTTTCCCATGAAGATGCTCATGTACGGCGGCATCGCCATGTCCGTCCTGGGGGTGCTTTTCGGCCTGTTCCTCGCCGTGGCCCGCCTTGTATACGGAGCCCTCTGGGCGGCCCAGGGCGTCTTCACCCTCTTCGCCATCCTCTTCGTCTTCGTGGGGATGCAGTTTTTCGCCCTCGGCGTCATCGGCGAGTACATCGGCCGGATCTACCGGGAAGTGAGGAAGCGCCCCGAATACGTCATCGAGCGGGTCCACGGGGTGGAAGAAGGAACATAA
- a CDS encoding site-specific DNA-methyltransferase, with protein sequence MMETTHRLIHGDSRELSFLEDESVHLVLTSPPYWNLKRYNEHPQQLGHIQDYEDFLSELERVWRHIFRILVPGGRLVCVVGDVCVARREYGRHLVFPLHADICVSCRRIGFDNLNPIVWHKIANASYEVNNGSKFLGKPYEPNAIIKNDMEFILMQRKPGGYRKPTESQRSGSKIGKDDFDRWFQQIWNIPGASTKRHPAPFPLELAMRIVRMFSFVGDTVLDPFCGSGTTMVAALRTDRNSIGVEIDSDYCRMSARYLKAESSDLFSTARLVFEKARQEAPLLVREDQELYSVRPARHKLD encoded by the coding sequence ATGATGGAAACGACGCACAGACTCATCCATGGTGATTCACGGGAGCTGTCTTTTCTGGAAGACGAGTCCGTGCATCTCGTCCTGACATCTCCGCCCTACTGGAATCTGAAGCGTTACAACGAACATCCGCAGCAGTTGGGACATATTCAGGATTATGAGGACTTTCTCTCAGAGTTGGAAAGGGTATGGCGGCATATTTTCCGGATTCTTGTGCCCGGAGGGAGACTCGTCTGTGTCGTCGGTGATGTCTGTGTGGCGAGGCGTGAATACGGCCGTCATCTCGTCTTTCCTCTCCATGCGGATATCTGCGTTTCCTGCCGGCGCATCGGCTTTGACAACCTGAATCCGATTGTCTGGCACAAGATCGCCAACGCATCCTACGAAGTTAACAATGGTTCGAAATTCCTTGGGAAACCATACGAGCCGAATGCAATTATCAAGAATGACATGGAGTTTATCCTCATGCAGCGCAAACCCGGCGGTTACAGGAAGCCGACGGAAAGCCAACGCAGTGGTAGCAAAATCGGCAAGGATGACTTTGACCGCTGGTTTCAGCAGATCTGGAACATCCCCGGGGCATCGACCAAACGCCACCCGGCGCCGTTTCCACTGGAACTGGCCATGAGGATCGTTCGCATGTTCTCGTTTGTCGGGGACACGGTGCTCGATCCTTTTTGCGGTTCGGGAACGACCATGGTCGCTGCACTCAGGACGGATAGGAACAGCATCGGGGTCGAGATCGATTCGGACTATTGCCGGATGTCGGCTCGCTATCTAAAAGCGGAGAGTTCCGATCTTTTTTCGACGGCCCGGCTGGTCTTTGAGAAGGCCCGACAGGAGGCCCCCCTGCTTGTCAGGGAAGACCAGGAACTGTACTCGGTTCGGCCGGCAAGGCACAAACTGGATTAG
- a CDS encoding PaeR7I family type II restriction endonuclease encodes MFLDADKRTREAVVHFWRTRAEQQKRQKSSGKTDQGSRSAVTGGAQMDGFMDLFSTVAIRAGIPETCVFRKKAVELPGFFRATKEWDLLVVRDRKLIAVIEAKSQVGPSFGNNFNNRTEEAIGSAADLWTAFRERAYMDSPAPFLGYFFLLEDCDASHRPVRVEEPHFKVFPEFVNASYMKRYELLCRKLVLERHYSTAAFITSTRTEGSAGSYREPAGDLSMDRFLRTLAGQIQAHVT; translated from the coding sequence ATGTTTCTGGATGCGGATAAAAGGACGAGAGAGGCTGTCGTCCATTTCTGGCGAACCCGTGCGGAACAGCAGAAAAGACAGAAAAGTAGCGGTAAAACGGATCAGGGATCGCGAAGCGCCGTGACCGGTGGAGCACAGATGGATGGGTTCATGGATCTGTTTTCAACGGTCGCCATCCGTGCAGGGATCCCGGAAACATGTGTTTTCAGGAAAAAAGCGGTCGAGCTTCCAGGATTTTTCCGTGCTACCAAGGAATGGGACCTGCTCGTTGTCCGGGATCGGAAACTCATTGCGGTGATTGAGGCAAAATCGCAGGTGGGACCGTCTTTCGGGAATAATTTCAACAATCGGACCGAAGAGGCCATCGGCAGCGCCGCCGACCTCTGGACCGCCTTCCGGGAGCGTGCATACATGGACAGTCCCGCTCCCTTTCTCGGTTATTTCTTTCTCCTGGAGGATTGCGACGCCTCCCATCGGCCGGTCCGGGTCGAAGAGCCGCATTTCAAGGTCTTTCCGGAATTCGTGAACGCCTCCTATATGAAGCGTTATGAACTGTTGTGCAGGAAACTCGTGCTGGAAAGGCATTACTCGACTGCAGCGTTCATCACTTCGACACGAACCGAAGGTTCCGCAGGATCTTATCGGGAACCTGCAGGGGACCTTTCCATGGATCGTTTTTTGCGGACCCTTGCCGGCCAGATCCAGGCGCATGTAACATGA
- a CDS encoding formyltransferase, with amino-acid sequence MNAVVFAYSDMGITGLNALEAAGFGIRTIISHEDDPGENVWFGSVRAWGEERGIPVLCPESVGTPEWRERIAALAPETIFSFYYRHMIRPEILDLAAAGAYNLHGSLLPAYRGRAPVNWVLVNGETRTGVTLHHMVAKPDAGDIVGQRAVQIAFEDTALTLYRKLCRAATELLAEVLPRIAAGTAPRIPMDLSLGSYYGGRKPADGLIDWSWPALRVYNLVRAVTDPWPGAFTFLPAGQKMIVWRGMPENPGGGGTTADHGRVRLDGGRVFVSAGEGRLELLEIEIEGRRIKGAAIRECLHPLEGLCLVREPAA; translated from the coding sequence GTGAACGCCGTCGTCTTCGCCTATTCCGACATGGGGATCACGGGACTGAACGCCCTGGAGGCGGCGGGCTTCGGGATCCGGACCATTATTTCCCACGAGGACGACCCGGGGGAAAACGTCTGGTTCGGCTCCGTCCGGGCCTGGGGGGAGGAGCGGGGCATCCCCGTCCTGTGTCCGGAGAGCGTGGGGACGCCGGAGTGGCGGGAGCGGATCGCCGCTCTTGCGCCGGAGACCATCTTTTCTTTCTACTACCGCCACATGATCCGCCCGGAGATCCTGGACCTGGCCGCCGCGGGGGCCTACAACCTTCACGGATCGCTGCTCCCGGCCTACCGGGGCCGCGCGCCGGTGAACTGGGTCCTGGTCAACGGAGAGACCCGCACCGGGGTCACACTCCACCACATGGTGGCGAAACCCGACGCGGGCGACATCGTCGGGCAGCGGGCCGTTCAGATCGCCTTCGAGGACACGGCGCTCACCCTCTACCGCAAGCTGTGCCGGGCGGCGACGGAGCTCCTGGCGGAAGTCCTCCCGCGGATCGCGGCAGGCACGGCCCCCCGGATCCCCATGGATCTTTCCCTGGGAAGCTACTATGGAGGCCGGAAGCCCGCCGACGGCCTCATCGACTGGAGCTGGCCGGCACTGCGCGTCTATAACCTGGTCCGTGCCGTGACGGACCCCTGGCCGGGGGCCTTCACGTTTCTCCCCGCGGGACAGAAGATGATCGTCTGGCGGGGGATGCCGGAGAACCCTGGAGGCGGCGGCACGACCGCCGATCACGGCCGGGTCCGGCTCGACGGCGGGCGCGTCTTCGTGAGTGCCGGGGAAGGGCGGCTGGAGTTGCTGGAGATCGAGATCGAAGGCCGCAGGATAAAGGGAGCCGCCATCCGGGAGTGCCTCCATCCATTGGAGGGTCTCTGTCTGGTCCGGGAGCCCGCAGCCTGA